A single genomic interval of Tursiops truncatus isolate mTurTru1 chromosome 16, mTurTru1.mat.Y, whole genome shotgun sequence harbors:
- the SLC18A3 gene encoding vesicular acetylcholine transporter: MEPEAPAGQAPAAASKLSEAVGAALQDPRRQRRLVLVIVCVALLLDNMLYMVIVPIVPYYVHSASEKPTLTSKVCVTTLPPPTPANASADTVNTSESSTAAMPDRSTAQPQYPTDNEDVKIGVLFASKAILQLLVNPLSGTFIDRMSYDLPLLMGLGVLFASTVMFAFAEDYATLFAARSLQGLGSAFADTSGIAMIADKYPEEPERSRALGLALAFISFGSLVAPPFGGFLHKFVGKTAPFLVLAMVSLLDALLLLVVAKPFSAAARARANLPVGTPIHRLMLDPYIAVVAGALTTCNIPLAFLEPTIATWMEHTMAASEWDAGIAWLPAFVPHVLGVYLTVRLAARYPHLQWLYGAFGLAVIGASSCLVPACRSFAPLVVSLCGLCFGIALVDTALLPTLAFLVDVRHVSVYGSVYAIADISYCVAYALGPIVAGHIVHSLGFEQLSLVMGLANLLYAPVLLLLRNVGRLKRSRSERDVLLDEPPQGLYDAVRLRERPLSDREGAPRSPPGPFDACEDDYDYYTRS, encoded by the coding sequence ATGGAACCCGAGGCGCCGGCGGGTCAGGCCCCGGCGGCAGCCAGCAAGCTGTCGGAGGCGGTGGGCGCGGCGCTGCAAGATCCCCGGCGGCAGCGGCGCCTGGTGCTGGTCATCGTGTGCGTGGCGCTGTTGCTGGACAACATGCTGTACATGGTCATCGTGCCCATCGTGCCCTACTACGTGCACTCGGCCAGCGAGAAGCCCACCCTGACTTCCAAAGTGTGTGTGACCACCCTGCCGCCGCCCACTCCGGCCAATGCCAGTGCAGACACGGTCAACACCTCTGAGTCCTCGACGGCCGCGATGCCGGACAGGTCTACCGCGCAGCCCCAATACCCCACCGACAACGAGGACGTGAAGATCGGGGTGCTGTTTGCCTCCAAGGCCATCCTGCAGCTGCTGGTGAACCCCCTGAGCGGGACTTTCATCGACCGCATGAGCTATGACTTGCCGCTGCTTATGGGCCTGGGCGTACTGTTCGCCTCTACAGTGATGTTTGCCTTTGCGGAGGACTACGCGACGCTCTTCGCCGCGCGCAGCCTGCAGGGTCTCGGCTCGGCCTTCGCGGACACGTCTGGCATTGCCATGATCGCCGACAAGTATCCTGAGGAGCCGGAGCGCAGTCGTGCCCTGGGCTTGGCGTTGGCCTTCATCAGCTTCGGAAGCCTAGTGGCGCCGCCCTTCGGGGGGTTCCTCCACAAGTTCGTGGGCAAGACCGCGCCCTTTCTGGTGCTCGCCATGGTTTCGCTGCTCGACGCCCTGTTGCTGCTGGTCGTGGCCAAGCCCTTCTCCGCCGCGGCGCGGGCGCGGGCCAACCTGCCAGTGGGCACGCCTATCCACCGCCTCATGCTGGACCCCTACATCGCCGTGGTGGCAGGGGCGCTCACCACCTGCAACATCCCCCTCGCCTTTCTCGAGCCTACCATCGCCACGTGGATGGAGCACACGATGGCGGCGTCCGAGTGGGACGCAGGCATAGCCTGGCTGCCGGCCTTCGTGCCGCACGTGCTAGGCGTGTACCTCACAGTGCGACTGGCAGCGCGCTACCCCCACCTGCAGTGGCTGTACGGCGCCTTCGGGCTGGCAGTGATAGGCGCCAGCTCGTGCTTGGTGCCCGCCTGCCGCTCCTTTGCACCACTAGTGGTCTCGCTCTGCGGCCTCTGCTTCGGCATTGCGCTGGTGGACACGGCGCTGCTGCCCACGCTCGCCTTTCTTGTGGACGTGCGCCACGTCTCGGTCTATGGCAGCGTCTATGCCATTGCCGACATATCCTATTGCGTGGCCTATGCGCTCGGGCCCATAGTGGCGGGCCACATCGTGCACTCGCTTGGCTTTGAGCAGCTTAGCCTTGTTATGGGCCTGGCCAACCTGCTGTATGCGCCCGTCCTGCTGCTTCTGCGCAACGTGGGCCGCCTGAAGCGCTCCCGCTCCGAGCGCGATGTGCTGCTGGATGAGCCACCGCAGGGTCTATACGATGCTGTGCGCCTGCGGGAGCGCCCTCTGTCCGACCGGGAAGGCGCGCCTCGCAGCCCGCCAGGCCCCTTTGACGCATGTGAGGACGACTACGACTACTACACCCGCAGCTAG